The Desulfosporosinus acidiphilus SJ4 genome has a window encoding:
- a CDS encoding GGDEF domain-containing protein, which yields MRKLGLLIAMILTGIFYSIILLYFMDKPLFNNLFLHCLIMGILYGLTNFIIFLIYDKQLDKIKRLNYQLKSSLLMDNMTGLLNRRAFDQDINKVINYGVYSLIFLDIDNFRDFNNHFGHAIGDMVLKKVGKTIKTCVRATDRVYRYGGEEIVLFLSDCEKANAIKMAEKIRSKICQLDNGEFPQVTVSLGVSSYPDDGRSIHEVIAVSDKALLKAKLSGKNCTISS from the coding sequence ATGAGAAAATTAGGGTTGTTAATTGCTATGATCTTGACCGGAATATTTTATTCGATAATACTTTTGTATTTTATGGATAAGCCTCTATTTAATAATCTGTTTTTGCATTGCCTAATAATGGGGATTTTGTATGGACTAACAAATTTCATTATCTTTCTCATTTATGACAAACAACTTGATAAAATTAAAAGGCTTAACTATCAATTAAAGTCTAGCCTTCTCATGGATAATATGACAGGACTTCTTAACCGTAGGGCATTTGACCAAGATATAAATAAAGTAATAAATTATGGGGTTTACTCTCTTATATTTCTCGATATTGATAATTTCAGGGATTTCAACAATCACTTTGGTCATGCTATTGGGGATATGGTACTCAAAAAGGTAGGAAAAACAATTAAAACTTGTGTTCGTGCTACGGATCGAGTTTATCGATATGGTGGGGAGGAAATAGTCCTATTTTTATCAGATTGTGAAAAGGCGAACGCTATCAAAATGGCTGAAAAAATTAGATCTAAAATATGCCAACTGGATAATGGTGAGTTTCCTCAGGTAACCGTATCTTTGGGTGTTTCAAGTTATCCGGACGATGGAAGATCTATTCATGAGGTTATTGCCGTTTCGGATAAAGCTCTACTAAAAGCTAAACTAAGCGGAAAGAATTGCACGATATCCAGTTAA
- a CDS encoding IS1182 family transposase codes for MLKTKLHTKNYNELGGHYQLALPFNFNVLIPEDDSVRLLSHILEGLNYEALYKAYSSTGRKPVVEPKILFKVLTYAYMNNIYSSRKIEVACKRDINFMWLLAGCKAPDHSTIARFRKDYLKEAIEDLFFQMVKHLHELGEVEFKNLFVDGTKIEASANRYTFVWKKVVNKNEAKMFLKIQSCLEEINLTYLKDFNVTKETLLKDLKTAISYLEEKCQQEQIEFVHGIGKRKSKLQKFIESLKEFYTRQEKYNAHHQFFEGRNSYSKTDPDATFMHMKDDHMRNAQLKPAYNVQIGVESEYVTGVGIFQDRNDIATLIPFLNMLESKLQAHYENVTADSGYESEENYLYLEGKHQTCYIKPQTYEQWKKKSFKKDISKRENMAYNAEIDEYTCHNGKQLKPVGITHRTSATGYQSEITVYECEDCSDCPCKSRCTKAKGNRRMQVSKTFVAKRQISYRNITTKEGILLRVNRSIQVEGAFGVLKNDYNFNRFLTRGKNSVKTEFMLLCFGYNVNKLHSKIQNERIGKPLHPLKTA; via the coding sequence ATGCTAAAAACCAAATTACACACTAAGAATTATAACGAATTAGGTGGACACTATCAATTAGCTTTGCCATTTAATTTTAACGTGTTAATACCAGAGGATGACTCCGTTCGACTACTAAGCCACATTTTGGAGGGATTAAATTACGAAGCGTTGTATAAGGCCTACTCTTCCACTGGAAGAAAACCGGTAGTCGAACCCAAAATCCTGTTTAAAGTATTGACCTATGCCTATATGAATAACATTTACTCCAGCCGAAAAATTGAAGTCGCCTGTAAAAGAGACATTAACTTCATGTGGTTATTGGCAGGATGCAAAGCACCTGACCACAGCACCATTGCTCGATTCCGAAAAGACTATCTGAAGGAAGCCATAGAAGACCTCTTTTTCCAAATGGTAAAGCATTTACATGAGCTTGGTGAAGTAGAGTTTAAGAACCTCTTTGTCGATGGAACAAAAATTGAAGCCAGTGCTAACCGTTATACCTTTGTCTGGAAAAAAGTCGTTAACAAAAATGAGGCAAAGATGTTCTTGAAAATTCAGTCTTGTCTTGAGGAGATCAATTTGACCTATTTAAAGGACTTCAACGTAACCAAAGAGACGTTACTTAAGGATCTTAAGACTGCTATCTCTTACCTAGAAGAAAAATGTCAGCAAGAGCAGATTGAATTTGTTCACGGTATTGGAAAACGGAAATCAAAGCTGCAGAAATTTATAGAAAGCCTGAAGGAATTCTATACCCGGCAAGAAAAGTACAATGCACATCACCAATTCTTCGAAGGAAGAAATAGCTACTCTAAGACCGATCCTGATGCAACGTTCATGCATATGAAAGATGATCATATGCGCAATGCTCAGTTAAAGCCGGCTTACAATGTCCAGATTGGCGTGGAAAGCGAATATGTAACAGGGGTTGGGATCTTCCAGGATCGTAACGACATAGCCACATTAATTCCTTTTTTAAATATGCTTGAATCAAAACTACAGGCGCATTATGAGAATGTTACCGCAGACTCTGGTTATGAGAGCGAAGAGAACTATCTTTATCTCGAAGGAAAACATCAGACCTGCTACATAAAGCCACAGACCTATGAACAATGGAAAAAGAAGAGCTTCAAAAAAGATATTAGTAAGCGAGAAAACATGGCTTACAATGCGGAAATCGATGAATACACGTGTCATAATGGAAAACAACTCAAACCCGTTGGAATCACTCATCGAACATCAGCAACCGGTTACCAGTCCGAAATAACAGTCTATGAATGTGAAGACTGCAGTGACTGTCCGTGTAAAAGTCGCTGTACAAAAGCTAAAGGCAATCGACGAATGCAAGTATCCAAAACGTTTGTGGCCAAACGCCAGATCTCGTATAGAAACATCACAACCAAAGAAGGAATACTGCTAAGAGTAAATCGGTCCATACAGGTTGAAGGAGCCTTTGGGGTCCTCAAAAATGACTATAACTTCAACCGCTTTCTAACACGAGGCAAAAACAGTGTGAAAACTGAATTTATGCTGCTGTGTTTTGGGTATAACGTGAATAAACTTCACTCTAAAATACAAAATGAACGAATTGGGAAACCCCTTCATCCACTAAAAACCGCATAA
- a CDS encoding anti-sigma-I factor RsgI family protein, with product MEKVKGIVMNTTKKKTILYTERGDYLEIRTPITPPLLGHVIEIDLSERNISNQRLLKLASMAAILLLALGLGVFNIVSNANTAVAAVVMDINNSKELFVNRDAKVLRVIDLTQGSKPLTSEIQLQGKDIYTSVDLLIDQANSQETLKGSKNLVMASIISLDNRQEDVIDQAKLRDSIRRHMLDKNISADLMVSQTDEATQKTAQDLGMSVNNYLVYKRLMDKGLVANTSSTNPNDTNHMLSEANTTLHSLFPQESMTIAPQSGTRQEEPSSMGTPMSGEKMPSTQMPMQGGSSSQSGSGTQGMMR from the coding sequence ATGGAAAAGGTCAAAGGCATTGTTATGAACACCACTAAAAAGAAAACGATCCTTTACACAGAACGTGGTGACTATTTGGAAATCAGAACTCCGATCACCCCACCCCTTCTCGGACACGTTATTGAAATAGATTTGTCAGAACGTAACATTTCAAACCAAAGACTCCTTAAATTGGCTTCTATGGCTGCCATTCTGCTTCTCGCCTTGGGCCTTGGTGTATTTAACATAGTCTCAAACGCAAATACTGCAGTGGCTGCTGTTGTGATGGATATTAATAATAGTAAGGAACTATTCGTTAATCGTGATGCCAAAGTACTTAGGGTGATTGATTTAACTCAAGGATCTAAACCCTTAACTTCTGAGATTCAGCTTCAAGGAAAGGATATCTATACATCGGTTGACCTTTTAATCGATCAAGCGAATTCTCAAGAAACCTTAAAAGGAAGCAAAAACCTGGTTATGGCAAGCATTATATCCTTAGATAATCGTCAAGAAGATGTTATTGATCAAGCGAAACTGCGAGACTCAATTCGTCGTCATATGCTTGATAAAAACATCTCTGCTGATCTGATGGTAAGCCAGACCGATGAAGCGACTCAAAAAACAGCCCAAGACCTTGGCATGAGCGTCAATAATTATCTGGTGTATAAGCGCTTAATGGATAAGGGACTAGTAGCTAATACAAGCAGCACCAACCCCAATGACACCAACCATATGTTGAGCGAAGCTAATACTACATTACATTCTCTTTTTCCTCAGGAAAGTATGACAATAGCTCCTCAAAGCGGGACTCGTCAAGAAGAACCAAGTTCAATGGGTACTCCCATGTCTGGCGAAAAAATGCCTTCAACCCAAATGCCCATGCAAGGTGGATCTAGTAGTCAAAGTGGCTCAGGAACACAAGGTATGATGCGATAA
- the sigI gene encoding RNA polymerase sigma-I factor — protein sequence MQELSIQKTLQLAKSGDELLREEFIKNHKPFIMKISSNLCKRYLTWGVDDELSIALVAFNEAIDKYEPGEGASFYGFSKTVMTRRLIDHFRKESKYQLLSLSPSESDSNDFKNYDSEVSMEMYQETEQNYDFVETVKSYVLALAEYGITLEDLVKVSPKHRDSKATLYKVAQELSDRDDLLQYLTKNKCLPLKELELLTGIKRKVLERGRKYIIATVLILSDPDFMSLKSFAQTDPITSRKGLA from the coding sequence TTGCAAGAATTATCAATTCAAAAGACTTTACAACTAGCCAAAAGCGGAGATGAGTTACTTAGAGAAGAATTCATAAAAAATCATAAACCATTTATTATGAAAATAAGCTCCAATCTATGTAAGCGCTATCTTACCTGGGGAGTTGACGATGAACTGAGCATCGCCTTAGTTGCCTTTAATGAAGCAATCGATAAATATGAGCCTGGTGAAGGTGCCTCGTTTTATGGGTTTTCTAAAACAGTTATGACGCGACGATTAATTGATCACTTCCGCAAAGAGTCAAAATATCAACTCCTCTCGCTTTCTCCTTCAGAATCAGACAGTAACGACTTTAAGAATTACGATTCAGAAGTATCCATGGAAATGTATCAAGAAACAGAACAAAACTATGATTTTGTGGAAACCGTTAAAAGTTATGTGTTGGCCCTAGCCGAATATGGAATAACCTTAGAAGATTTAGTTAAAGTCTCTCCTAAGCATCGTGATAGTAAAGCGACTCTCTATAAAGTTGCTCAAGAGCTTAGTGATCGGGACGATTTATTGCAATACCTAACTAAGAATAAATGTTTGCCTCTCAAAGAGTTAGAACTCCTGACCGGGATAAAACGCAAAGTGCTAGAGAGAGGGAGAAAATATATTATTGCTACGGTTTTAATCTTATCCGATCCCGATTTTATGTCGTTAAAAAGTTTTGCACAAACGGATCCAATAACGTCAAGAAAGGGGTTAGCGTAA
- a CDS encoding ATP-binding protein, which produces MGLALVKQITDLHHGTIAVKSNVGQEAEFILQLPRKID; this is translated from the coding sequence ATTGGCCTTGCTTTAGTAAAACAAATTACAGACCTCCACCATGGGACAATTGCTGTAAAAAGCAATGTTGGACAAGAAGCTGAGTTTATTTTACAACTCCCTAGAAAGATTGATTAA
- a CDS encoding response regulator transcription factor, translated as MRILIVDDEKKITSVLKAYLQQEGFQVSTAINGIIALTMFKENSYDLIILDLMLPGMSGTEICREIRKLSSVPIIMLTARVEEEDRIQGLRIGADDYITKPFSPREVVARVRAVLRRANTETSPLADVITYDNGLTIDNIQHEIRLHDQDVLLTPTEFKILGALAKHPGRVYSRGQLVEIVQGHDFEGDDRVIDAHIKKIRQKIEAKPSDPQIVMTVYGIGYKFNPSAGG; from the coding sequence ATGAGAATTTTAATCGTTGATGATGAGAAGAAAATTACGTCAGTGCTTAAAGCCTACCTTCAACAGGAAGGATTTCAAGTCAGCACGGCTATAAATGGCATAATCGCTCTAACCATGTTTAAGGAAAATTCCTATGACCTTATTATCCTCGATTTGATGCTTCCCGGAATGTCTGGGACAGAAATATGTCGTGAAATCCGGAAACTATCCTCCGTTCCGATTATTATGCTCACGGCCAGAGTCGAAGAGGAAGACCGCATCCAGGGACTCAGGATTGGTGCCGATGATTACATTACAAAACCTTTTAGTCCTCGTGAAGTTGTTGCCCGGGTTCGGGCAGTCCTTCGCCGCGCGAACACCGAAACATCACCCTTGGCAGACGTAATCACGTATGACAATGGCCTTACCATTGATAACATTCAGCATGAAATTCGACTTCATGATCAAGATGTCTTATTAACACCCACTGAATTTAAAATCTTAGGCGCTCTCGCCAAGCACCCGGGACGAGTGTACTCTCGCGGCCAACTGGTGGAAATCGTCCAAGGACATGACTTTGAGGGTGATGACCGTGTCATTGATGCTCATATTAAAAAAATCCGCCAGAAAATTGAGGCCAAACCAAGCGATCCACAAATCGTCATGACGGTTTACGGCATAGGCTATAAATTCAATCCAAGCGCTGGAGGATAA
- a CDS encoding tetratricopeptide repeat protein, with amino-acid sequence MQGNVNQKFKTIVIFILLAVCLIGAGAFGYFYNSNNAGSSSISSSSTSNNSVYLNTKNRVNTLIQQLKASPNDIGLQEDLGNSYYDLGTADQKNAPNEAKDEFTLAVKNYQNVLKSKQDINVMTDMATAAFYSGQQDLAEKSYQKVLTINPNFSPALFNYGIYLYQIKKDNSSAIRMWQTVLNQDPNSPYSEQLKTMISQVKG; translated from the coding sequence ATGCAGGGAAACGTAAATCAAAAATTCAAAACCATTGTTATTTTTATATTACTTGCCGTTTGTTTAATTGGAGCAGGAGCTTTTGGATACTTTTATAATTCGAATAACGCTGGCAGTTCCTCGATTTCATCGTCTTCAACGTCTAACAATAGTGTCTATCTCAATACCAAGAACCGAGTCAATACTTTAATCCAACAATTAAAAGCAAGCCCTAATGATATTGGGCTGCAGGAGGATTTAGGAAATTCCTACTATGATTTGGGAACCGCAGACCAGAAAAATGCCCCAAATGAAGCAAAAGATGAATTTACTCTGGCAGTCAAGAATTATCAAAACGTTCTTAAGAGCAAACAAGATATCAATGTCATGACCGATATGGCGACGGCTGCTTTCTATAGCGGGCAGCAGGACTTAGCGGAAAAAAGTTACCAAAAGGTCTTGACCATCAACCCAAACTTTTCTCCTGCTTTGTTTAATTACGGTATTTATCTGTATCAAATTAAGAAGGACAATTCGTCAGCCATTCGCATGTGGCAAACCGTCTTAAACCAAGATCCTAATAGCCCTTACTCCGAACAACTTAAAACCATGATCAGCCAAGTTAAAGGGTAA
- a CDS encoding 4Fe-4S binding protein → MSSTNSINKQPTKQPTNLLNVRWLKRFLTSYFYPRIFQWITVIVFAVIMFETLAGPTAVDNNFGSAATWVLWWPLIPFFFFLLGRFWCGICPFAWVSDLTQKLFGANLKVPNFIKKNGLWIIDITFILITWSDHIWGIVESPRGSGTLLLLILGGVMVSALLFERRTWCRYLCFLGSLSGNYSRAGMLELRADKNVCKTCKTRDCYKGGANAPGCPMFEFPMAMENNANCNLCGSCIKNCPHDSIRLTPRKPTSEFWSMTRARFEESFLAIVIVGIVFVQNVTMLDFYPAFLKWVEKTLGIANQDVAFTLLFILAMATPVLLLFSATALSKRFTGETLRNAFARFGYAVIPLDLASHMAHNLFHLLAEGKATYYTFMGLFGVHLEGSTSFVPDPIIQVMQYFLVIAGTLGSMYTAYRIAKKNYGLGKALSVSMPYLVVILLFGVLNFLTFTVRMAMRM, encoded by the coding sequence ATGTCTTCAACAAATTCCATCAACAAGCAACCGACTAAACAACCGACGAATCTTCTTAACGTTCGCTGGCTTAAACGGTTTCTAACGAGCTATTTTTACCCACGAATTTTCCAATGGATTACGGTGATCGTTTTTGCAGTGATTATGTTTGAGACCCTTGCAGGACCTACTGCCGTAGACAATAACTTTGGTTCTGCTGCAACCTGGGTTCTTTGGTGGCCGTTAATCCCTTTTTTCTTTTTCCTCCTGGGACGCTTCTGGTGCGGGATTTGCCCGTTTGCCTGGGTGAGTGATTTAACACAGAAGTTATTTGGAGCTAACCTTAAAGTTCCCAATTTCATTAAGAAAAATGGTCTTTGGATAATTGATATCACTTTTATTTTAATCACCTGGTCCGATCACATTTGGGGGATTGTGGAATCCCCGCGAGGGTCCGGAACTCTCTTATTGCTCATACTAGGCGGAGTTATGGTAAGTGCCTTGCTTTTTGAACGCCGTACTTGGTGCCGTTACCTCTGTTTTCTCGGTAGTTTGTCCGGCAACTATTCCCGGGCTGGTATGTTAGAACTGCGCGCTGATAAGAATGTTTGTAAAACCTGTAAAACGCGCGATTGTTACAAAGGTGGGGCTAACGCACCGGGGTGTCCGATGTTTGAATTTCCGATGGCTATGGAAAACAACGCCAATTGCAATCTTTGCGGAAGCTGCATCAAAAATTGCCCCCACGATTCAATTCGCTTAACCCCCCGTAAACCAACCAGTGAATTTTGGTCGATGACTCGCGCTCGTTTCGAAGAATCCTTCTTAGCCATTGTTATCGTGGGAATTGTTTTCGTCCAAAATGTCACCATGTTAGACTTTTACCCCGCTTTCCTCAAGTGGGTAGAAAAGACCTTAGGGATCGCTAATCAAGATGTTGCCTTCACACTGCTCTTTATTTTGGCCATGGCCACTCCTGTGTTACTTCTTTTCTCAGCAACAGCTCTTTCCAAACGTTTCACGGGTGAAACGCTGCGTAATGCCTTCGCCCGCTTCGGTTACGCCGTCATTCCTCTCGACCTTGCCTCTCATATGGCCCATAATTTATTCCACCTTCTGGCAGAAGGGAAAGCCACCTATTATACATTCATGGGACTCTTTGGGGTGCATCTTGAAGGTTCAACCTCATTCGTTCCGGACCCGATCATCCAAGTTATGCAGTATTTCTTAGTCATTGCCGGAACGCTTGGCTCCATGTACACTGCCTATCGAATCGCTAAAAAGAATTACGGCTTAGGCAAAGCTTTGTCCGTCTCAATGCCTTATCTTGTTGTCATCTTGCTCTTCGGTGTATTAAACTTCTTAACCTTTACTGTAAGGATGGCAATGCGGATGTAA
- a CDS encoding sigma-54-dependent transcriptional regulator produces the protein MRRILVADDEVNMRWVLERALTKAGYDVETVADGQLAIERALSERPDLVLVDLKMPKADGLSVLRTLKEHYPDLLFVMMTAHGSTEIAVEAMKAGAHDYLMKPFEIDELLITVEKALEVESLREQVDYLKGEVQPNRWQLVGNSDKMQTLKLLVERVAPTPATVLIQGESGTGKELVAHAIHTLSSRANGPFIRVNCAALTETLLESELFGHEKGAFTGAHTRRIGRFELADGGTLFLDEIGELSFNVQAKLLRVLQERTFERVGGEKTIQVDVRIIAATNRDLLREAQEGRFREDLYYRLNVFPIFVPPLRERREDISVLVEHFLDKLSAYGKNKTLGPGVLAQLMAYTWPGNARELENVIERMVIISPGAAIGLDGVPTLNTSNQSEKTLDPFILPPEGISLEEIEKSFIRQAMEQTDGNQSQAAKKLGLSRYAFLYRMEKYGISPH, from the coding sequence GTGCGACGGATATTAGTTGCCGATGATGAAGTAAATATGCGCTGGGTTTTAGAGCGAGCCTTAACAAAAGCAGGATATGATGTTGAAACTGTAGCAGATGGGCAATTAGCCATAGAACGGGCACTGTCGGAACGCCCGGATCTTGTTCTTGTTGATTTAAAGATGCCCAAGGCTGATGGGTTAAGTGTGCTGCGTACATTGAAAGAACATTATCCAGATTTATTATTTGTCATGATGACAGCGCACGGCAGTACGGAAATAGCGGTGGAGGCGATGAAGGCAGGGGCTCATGACTATCTAATGAAACCGTTTGAGATTGATGAACTACTCATCACTGTTGAGAAGGCCTTAGAAGTAGAAAGTCTGCGTGAGCAGGTGGACTACCTGAAGGGGGAGGTTCAGCCTAATCGCTGGCAATTGGTTGGAAACAGTGACAAAATGCAAACTTTAAAACTTCTTGTGGAGCGGGTTGCGCCAACACCGGCAACGGTTCTTATTCAAGGGGAGTCCGGTACAGGTAAAGAATTAGTTGCCCACGCTATTCATACCTTAAGCTCGCGGGCTAATGGCCCTTTTATCCGAGTCAATTGTGCGGCTTTGACTGAGACTTTATTAGAAAGTGAATTATTTGGACACGAGAAAGGTGCTTTTACCGGAGCCCATACACGCAGAATCGGACGTTTTGAATTAGCAGATGGCGGAACGCTTTTTCTCGATGAGATCGGTGAGCTGTCTTTTAATGTTCAAGCAAAGCTGTTGCGAGTACTTCAGGAACGGACATTTGAACGGGTCGGGGGTGAAAAAACCATTCAAGTTGATGTGAGGATCATTGCCGCCACGAATCGGGACTTGTTAAGAGAGGCTCAAGAAGGACGGTTTCGCGAAGATTTATATTATCGATTGAACGTCTTTCCAATATTCGTTCCTCCTCTGAGAGAACGCCGGGAGGATATCTCCGTCCTTGTTGAACATTTCTTAGACAAACTCAGTGCCTATGGGAAAAACAAGACTCTCGGACCGGGAGTTCTTGCTCAGCTCATGGCTTATACCTGGCCGGGAAATGCACGAGAACTCGAAAATGTCATTGAACGAATGGTTATTATTTCTCCTGGAGCTGCAATCGGTCTTGATGGGGTGCCAACCTTAAATACATCTAATCAATCAGAGAAGACCTTGGATCCCTTTATTCTTCCGCCGGAGGGTATATCCCTTGAAGAGATTGAAAAGTCCTTTATACGTCAAGCAATGGAACAAACGGATGGTAATCAAAGCCAGGCGGCCAAAAAGCTGGGACTTTCCCGTTACGCCTTTTTGTACCGTATGGAAAAATACGGGATAAGCCCACATTAG
- a CDS encoding two-component system sensor histidine kinase NtrB, whose protein sequence is MPSYKLDLKNRHRVYFDLLIISIVIVILTVIHYTTYHYTMNYHIMLQFAYYLPVIYAAMRFGLAGGILSGLLITVLILPFMTFFQTMTMTSSAMLTQWVEIGLTNGIGWLTGFLIEQERKATRKHQLALQIQKELVEKLKHESLERERLQSEIRQTERLIALGHLSAGLAHEIRNPLGIMKVSIQLLAQDKREDREVLEYCRVLQEECERLNRLVSEFLSFARPKELVRGRVKLGKLLAEGVSLIQPALRQHQIELSQTGGQVDDYEVEADSDQIKQVILNILLNAIDAQGEGGRILLEGIQPKDFVGFAVSDEGQGISPDVLPYIYDPFFTTKEKGTGLGLSVVHRILDQHGGKISVSNRNGRGTRVEILLPRCEEGP, encoded by the coding sequence TTGCCAAGCTATAAACTCGATCTCAAAAATCGTCATCGAGTCTATTTTGATTTGCTGATCATTAGCATCGTAATTGTCATTTTAACGGTCATTCATTATACAACTTACCATTACACCATGAATTATCACATCATGTTACAATTTGCCTACTATCTCCCTGTGATTTATGCGGCTATGCGCTTTGGTTTAGCAGGAGGGATTTTATCAGGGTTATTGATAACCGTTCTGATTCTTCCGTTTATGACTTTTTTTCAAACCATGACAATGACTTCATCAGCTATGCTAACTCAATGGGTGGAAATTGGCCTAACTAATGGAATTGGTTGGTTAACTGGTTTTCTAATTGAACAGGAACGGAAAGCGACACGTAAGCATCAACTTGCACTTCAAATTCAGAAGGAGTTAGTAGAAAAGTTAAAACATGAAAGCCTAGAACGTGAACGCTTGCAAAGCGAGATCCGGCAAACTGAACGGTTAATCGCGCTTGGGCACCTGAGTGCCGGACTGGCTCATGAAATACGCAACCCACTGGGGATCATGAAAGTAAGTATTCAGCTCTTGGCTCAGGATAAGAGAGAAGATAGAGAGGTTTTAGAATATTGTCGTGTGCTTCAAGAAGAGTGTGAACGCTTAAATCGGTTAGTTAGTGAGTTCTTAAGTTTTGCCCGTCCTAAAGAATTGGTGCGTGGAAGGGTTAAGTTAGGAAAACTCTTGGCGGAGGGAGTTTCGTTAATTCAGCCTGCTCTGCGGCAGCACCAGATTGAATTATCTCAAACAGGAGGACAAGTTGATGATTACGAGGTTGAAGCAGACTCTGACCAGATTAAACAAGTCATTTTAAATATCTTACTTAATGCCATAGATGCCCAAGGAGAAGGCGGAAGGATTCTTCTGGAGGGTATTCAACCAAAAGACTTTGTAGGATTTGCCGTTAGCGATGAAGGGCAAGGAATTTCGCCCGATGTCTTGCCTTACATATATGACCCATTTTTTACAACAAAGGAGAAAGGAACCGGATTAGGCTTGTCGGTGGTACATCGTATCCTAGATCAACACGGCGGGAAGATATCCGTTTCAAATCGAAATGGGCGGGGAACAAGAGTTGAAATTTTGTTGCCTCGATGTGAGGAAGGACCCTGA
- a CDS encoding HoxN/HupN/NixA family nickel/cobalt transporter, with protein MSNISTQRHFDAIKYGSAILAILITGVLLLSTGVFKYPQLLGLAVISYTFGLSHAFDVDHIAAIDNMTRTLVQRKSKTKGVGFFFSCGHSTVVIVMGTLTIFAVKWAQKALPQFQAVGGVVATLVSGSLLLILALVNLMILKDIVKTFNSMARGKYISESVERPDKGFINRSINRLFNLVSKNWQIYLIGLLFGLGFDTATQIAVLATSASASASGVPWFAVLSFPILFTAGMSMMDTMDGFFMSTAYQWVLTSPLRKVYYNLTITGLSILAAGVIGIIEVGRVFAQESGLNSGFWLWLQNLDFNKMGFMLAGMFILVWSVSLIGWKVFRLGEKESSFV; from the coding sequence ATGAGTAATATTTCCACCCAGAGGCATTTCGACGCGATTAAGTATGGATCAGCAATCTTAGCGATACTTATTACAGGGGTGTTGCTTCTCTCCACGGGTGTTTTTAAATATCCTCAACTTCTAGGCTTGGCCGTAATCTCCTATACCTTTGGACTAAGTCATGCTTTTGATGTAGATCATATCGCAGCGATTGATAATATGACCCGCACGTTGGTTCAAAGAAAGAGCAAAACAAAAGGTGTAGGCTTCTTCTTTTCCTGTGGACATTCAACTGTAGTTATTGTTATGGGCACATTAACTATTTTTGCCGTTAAGTGGGCGCAAAAAGCACTTCCGCAATTTCAAGCTGTCGGCGGGGTTGTGGCCACTTTAGTTTCTGGTTCTTTGCTGCTTATCCTAGCTCTTGTAAATTTGATGATATTAAAGGATATTGTAAAAACTTTTAATAGTATGGCGAGAGGTAAGTACATTTCAGAAAGTGTAGAACGGCCCGATAAAGGATTTATTAATCGTTCAATAAATCGGTTATTTAACCTTGTTAGTAAGAACTGGCAAATTTACCTAATAGGGCTTTTGTTTGGACTTGGATTTGATACGGCAACACAAATCGCGGTCCTGGCAACATCAGCCTCTGCCTCGGCGAGTGGTGTACCTTGGTTCGCTGTTTTATCTTTCCCTATTCTATTTACTGCTGGTATGAGTATGATGGATACCATGGACGGTTTCTTTATGTCGACCGCATATCAATGGGTACTTACTTCACCTTTGAGAAAAGTTTATTATAACCTAACTATCACGGGCCTTTCAATCTTGGCTGCAGGAGTTATCGGTATTATCGAAGTCGGCCGGGTGTTTGCCCAAGAAAGCGGGCTTAACAGTGGGTTTTGGCTCTGGCTACAAAACTTGGATTTTAACAAGATGGGTTTTATGCTTGCAGGAATGTTCATATTGGTTTGGTCTGTGTCATTGATCGGCTGGAAAGTGTTCCGACTTGGTGAAAAAGAAAGTAGTTTTGTATAA
- a CDS encoding SHOCT domain-containing protein, with the protein MLKERYAKGEISSEEFQQIYKNIL; encoded by the coding sequence ATTCTGAAAGAGAGATATGCCAAAGGCGAAATTTCTTCAGAAGAGTTTCAACAGATTTACAAGAATATTTTATAA